The Candidatus Defluviibacterium haderslevense DNA window AACGCAAGAAATTATTTTATTATGTAGATCAGGATGCATTGGATTTAGAGAAAGATCTTGATTGTGTGGCGGCTTACAAAGCTTATGTGGATTTTCCAAATGCGAAACTATTGGAGGAAGTATTAGATGAAAGATTGAAGGATGTTTTTGTAAAAAAGGAATGACTATTTCAATGCAGAAATTTAATCTAATTTTTTCCGTTATTAGAATTAGAATTACTAAGTTTATATGTGTGAATCTTTTAGGCTTGATTGAAAAGACAAGTTTCAGAAATGAAAAATGATTAATATAGTACTTAATATACCACCCTATTCAAATATAACATGAAGAAATTACTCCTTATTTTAATTCTATATATTAGTCTGATAAATGTAATTTGTGCACAAAACACATTTAGCAAATTATTTGACTTGGATTCAAGCAGTCCATTTAATTTTCCAAATGACATGAAGCTTCATAGCGACAAAATTATAATTGGAACTTCAAATTTATGTCAGTCAAATAATAAGTATGTGGACTGTACCAAGTTAACAACTTTTAATTTAGAAGGTATTCAATTATTATCAATTATTATAGATTCATTTTCTACATATTCTAGAAATGAATGTATGTCATTATTAAATTCAAATTTATTGGTTTCTGGAAATTTGTATCCAATATCCAATTCCTCTGTTATTTTTACATACGACATGAATTTGAATATAGATTCAAAAGCAAAGATATTTGGTCCTCCCGAAATGGCCTATAATAATTATGGTTTATTAATAAAAGATGATTGTTTGTATGCTAATGGGGTATTATTGCCAATTAATGGTTCTATATCTTTACCAGAGGCAAGGATTGTTAAAATGAAATTAAATACAAAACAAATTCTTTGGGAAAGATCATTTAAATTAGGAAATTTTAATTTAGAAAGTAATGACTTACAATCAACTCCTGATGGAAATCTTGCTTTTATTTTATATTTCGGTCCACCGCCAGGTATCGGTCCTGATCCAATTATTAAAATTATTAAAATTAATACTGATGGTGAAGTATTGGACTCATTTCAATTTAATGATATTAAAGGGCATGGAAATAGACTATTAGTCAGCAAAGAAAATAGTTATTACTTTAGTTCAGTTGATCATCCCACCAAAGGATGGGATTTTAAAAGTACTGGTAGAATTAATAAGTTAAACAGTACCATGGATAAATTGGAATGGAATCTAATTCTTCCTAATAATCCGCTAACAGATGGTCGTAGATACGACATTGAGGATTATATAGAATCAAAAAATGGGGATATTGTTGCAATTGGTAGAGTGATAGAAAATTCTGATAGTAAAGTCCCAGGAGGAGATCTTTCATCTACATGGAATGGTTTTATTTTAAGATTAAATTCTGAAGGCAAAATTATTTGGCTGAGGATATATCGAATGCCACAAGAAATATTAGATATTTCTATTTATGGACAATTTAGAGAATCAAGTTTGAATAAAATAGTTGAACTTGAATCTGGTGACTTTGTAGCTAGTGGGGATGTATATTATACTAGTTTGCAAAACTCTGTTATAGATCCAATTAAAATTGAAACTCAACATTTATGGCTTATTCGAGTAAATGCATCTGGTTGTCTTGATGGATATCCATGTGATACTATTATTAGAATACGACCTTCAGGGCAAGCTAAAACACCAAATTACAATATAGGTACTCAATGGACATTTGAGACAGATTATTATATTGGAGGCGGCCATTCTGAAATAAAACATACAACTATAAAGATAACTGATACTGTGAATACAAATGGTAAAAAAATATATTATTTAAGTAATCGTGATTCAATATATTTTGAAAATGGAAAAATGTTTTTTTGGGATGAAAAATTGAAATCTTATGAAATGTATTATGATTTTAATTCTACCTCTGAATATGAAATTAAGTATTATATATCTAAGAATAATGTTCAGATTGCGAAAGTAAAAGTTGATTCCGTATATAATACAATTATTAATCTGGATACTATTCCAACCCAATTATTGCGAATTTCAAATAATGGATCATTTAGTGATGATATAGTAATTCCGGTTTATAAAAATATAGGAGCTTCATATTATGAAATCAAATTATATTTAGGTAAAGGCTTTTTCGATCCATCAACTTTAATTACAAAACTGAGATGTTTCAAATCAGATACTATAGAATATAATTTTCAAAATTATCCATGTGATAGTACTTGGTTTACAACTAATACCACTAATTTAGATGATAATCAATTAAGCATTGTTCCAAATCCAACTTCAGATTATCTTCAGATCCTAGGAATTGAAAGCGATTTACCTTATGAATTATACAATATTCATGGGCAAAAGAAATCAAGTGGAGTTTCAATTAATGGCAAAATCATTATTCCAGATAGCGGTGTTTTTATTTTAAAAATTAAATTAGCAGGCGGATATTCGATTCATAGAATTTTAAGGTTATAGTATGTTATACCCGATTGGATCGTCGAAGTCTCTGACTTCGATGCCATTCAAATTTTGACTTCAATGTATTAAAAATCCACGAAGTTATCAAAAAATTAAAAACTTATCAAAACATCAATGGCACATCGCAGTTGATAACTGCGACGATCGTGTTATTGAAAAACGTAATGATCATGTTATGAAGATAATGTGATACTATCCATCACCCCAACTCCATCCATCTCGCCTCTTTCAATTGTATGCTTGCATGAATTTCTTCAAGGCGTTTATTTTTAATGGCGATTTCTTCATATGATAAATTTCCTTGAAGAAAGAGATCCATTATTTTGTCACGTTCATGAGATAATTTATCGAGCTCTCGTTCTATTTGTTGCATTTCTTTTTTCTCGACCTGAGCAAGTTTTTTTACTTGAATGATTTCAGTATCGGGATTATTTTTTTCTTCTTTGGCATCTTTTTTATCCTGAATGGATTCAGCTTTTAGCGCTTCGCGATAGTCTGTATAATTACCCGGAAAATCTCTGATCTGGCCATTGCCTTCTAATACAAATAAATGATCTACCAAACGATCCATAAAAAAGCGATCATGCGAAACGATCAACAACACACCTGGAAAATCCATCAGAAAATCTTCCAATACATTCAAGGTAATGATGTCTAAATCATTGGTAGGCTCATCGAGTATGAGGAAGTTCGGGTTCTTAATTAATATGGTAAGTAAATACAATCTTCTACGTTCACCACCGCTCAGTTGGGAGGCATAAACTTGTTGTTGTGATCTAGGGAACAAGAATCTTTCCAGGAGTGATTCTGCAGATAATTTGTGACCTTTTTTAAGTGGAATGTAATCGGCGATGTCACGAATGACATCGATGACCCTGCGATCTTCTTTGAGGATTAATCCATCCTGTTTGTAGTAACCCAATAAGACAGTATCACCCAGTATAATTTTTCCCTGATCGGGTTTTATTTGTCCTGTAAATAAATGCAGTAAAGTTGTTTTTCCCGTTCCATTTGGTCCAACTAAACCTACGCGATCACCCAGTTTAAATTTGTATGAAAAATTTTCTATAATTTTTAAATCGCCAAATGATTTATGGATATGGTGTAATTCTAGAATTTTGCTTCCCAATCGCGTATGATCAATTTCGAATTCTACTTCACCTGGTTCTTGCGGACCTTGTAATGATTCTTTGGCAGTGAAGTAGGCATCCATTCTGGATTTGGATTTTGTGGTTCTTGCTTTTGGCATTCGCACTACCCATTCCAATTCTTTGCGAAGCATTTTGGTTAATTTACTTTTTCCAATAGCTTCGTTTTGAATACGAGCATCTTTTTTGATTAAGAAGTCTTCGTAATCACCTTGATATTTGAATAATTCGCCACGATCTAATTCCAGAATTTGGTTCGCAACATTATTTAGAAAATACCGATCATGTGTTACCATGATAAGTGTAATTTGACTTTGTTCTAAATATTTTTCGAGCCATTCAATCATTTCGAGATCTAAATGATTCGTAGGCTCATCGAGGATAATAAAATCTGGTTTTACACAAAGTACTTTTACGATAGCCAATCGTTTTTTCTGGCCCCCACTCAGATTACTTACTTTAAAATCAAAATCCGGTAATTTAAATTTACCAATTAATTCACGTACATAAGCATCCATTTCCCAGGCTTTATATTCATCCATGATGGCCAGTGCTTTTTGAATTTCGGCATCATCATGAGATTCATTCGCATGTTGCATCGCTTGTAATGGTTTAATCCATTCTTCATTGCCTTCGAGTATGGTCTCGAGAATATTATGACCGGGTTCGAAATCAGGATCTTGGGCTAGGTAAGTACAACGTATTTCTTTATTGATCCAATATTTTGCTTGTTCACCTTCCACAGGTTCTTCGCCGGAAAGTATGCGTAATAAGCTTGATTTACCACTTCCATTTCTGGCGATCAGCGCTATTTTGTCACCTTCATTTATCGTGAGATTTATTTTTTCAAATAAAACCTTATCGCCATAAGATCGGGTGACATTTTCTAGTGTTAAATAATTCATGTAGTTAATTCAAATTTTTTGATTGTCTTGAGAATAGAATCGTTGTAAAAAGATCCTTAATTATTTATGGTTCGATCTCATTTGTTCAATAAAAAGTCTTACATCAGTAAAGCTGATTTTTTGATTTTGAAAATGAGCGGTAGCTAGATTTATTTCTTTGGGAGATGCTTTGAGATGATTCAATATATTACCGAGATGCATTTTCATATGTCCTTGTTGAATACCGGTTGTAATGAGTGATTTTATGGCGGCGAAATTTTGTGCCAAACCTGTTGCTGCGGTAACTTGCATCAATTCTTCCGCAGATGGATTGCCCAATAATTCCAATGATCTTTTAGCTATGGGATGCAATTCTGTAAGTCCGCCAATTGTGCCAAGCGCTAATGGAATGTCAAGCCAAAAAGTAAATAAATTATTGATAATAGAACAATCACTTAGACTGCGATATGCACCATCACGTGAAGCATACGCATGACCACATGCTTCAATTGCTCTAAAATCATTTCCTGTAGCGATGACTACGGAGTCAATTCCGTTGAAGATACCTTTGTTGTGTGTGACAGCTCGATAGGGATCTATTTTTGCAATTTGAATAGCACGATAGAATCTTTCTGCGAATTCAGAAGCGCTCATGCCATCCGATATTTCGCTAAAGTCATCAACCGGACATGTGGCACTAACACGAACAATACACTCAGGTGTGTAATTGGATAAAATGGACATCAGGATATTAATATCACGTTCTTCGAGTGTCCATGAAGATTGAGACTCAATAAAATGTTCTAAGGTGTGACTAAATGATTCCAGGCAAGAATTAATAAAATTGGCCCCCATGGAATCACAAGTTTCAAATCCAATTCTGATTTGGAAATATTGTTCCAGTTCATTGATCTGGATGAGTTCAAAGTGTCTTACTCCGCCACCACGTTTCTCCATACTATGTAATAGAGATTTTGCATTTTCTTTCATTAAGAAAGTCAATTCGGGAAGTATGGATTCTAATTTTTCTTTGGATCCATTCCAATAGAAATGAATCTGACCCAGTTTTAAGGTACTTAATACCAGTGAAGTGAAACCTCCATGGTTCATCCAGAATTTAGCAGCCGATGAAGCAGCAGCAACGACACTGCTTTCTTCAATAACCATTGGAATACAATAAGTCTTTCCATTGATTAAAAAATTCGGTGCTACACTAAATGGCATTGGAAAATTGCTAATGGTATTTTCAGAGAATCCATCCAAAATTTTTTGTTGGTCTTCGTTCTTATGCCAATAGCTCATTAATTCGTGCATGACACTTTCAGGATCTTTAAAAAAATGCTCTACGATCCATTTTATTTTTCCGCGCTTGGATAGTTTTGAGAAACCTGAAATGGCTTTATTATTCGATGTTGGGCTCATAATTTAAGATGCTTTTATCGATAGAAAAGCCTTAGATAACATAAGACCATCAATTTGATCGATCATAAATTGTTGTAATGATTCGTAAGAAATCAATGCGTGTTTGAGAAAAGCCGAAGCCATACCATACAATGCGGGAATATTACTTTTTGACATTAAATAATAGGCATCTAAAAAGTGACTAACGCCACCTGAAATGATCAGTTTACTGCATAGGATATTGTTTTGTGTAGCAACTATTTGGTTGGTATAATGTATCATTTCTTCAGCACTGTGTCCAATATTGGCTAATGGAGTAAAACGTTCTTTGCGAGCTTCATCGCCGCGCAACAATTCTAATAATGCAAAATTAGTACCTCCGAAAGCAGCTAATTCTATTGCAGTCAAGGGCAATGACATCAGAGATAATAAAGCTTTATAACCCATGCCCTGACCTACTTCTTTTACGATAATGGGTACTTCGAATCGGTCTAAAACATCCTTGATGGTATCGATAGGTGGTCTTTTAAATCGGTCCCCCTCAGCCTGCATCCATTCCTGCATAGGATTAATATGAATAATCAAACCGTCAGCTTCTACTATGGATAAGATATCCGTTATGTTTTGAGCTTTTCCTTGAGATAGCCATTGTTCTATTTGTGCGATACCTAAATTAGCATAAAGAGGTTGGCTACCTATTAAGCTTCGAACTTGAAAATCAGATCGACATTCTGGTTCATCGATTAATTTTCTACAGGAACCAAGGCCCATTCCTAGTTTGAATTCAGCGCATAATTGGGCAAGATTTGCATTGATAGATTTTGCTTTACCAGTCCCGCCCGTCATACTGGAAATCCAAACAGGATAATTCATTTCCTGAAGTCCTAAACTTGCTTTCCAAAGTTCATTTTTATCAGGATGAACATTATTAACAGGGTCGTATTCGAACCTAGAATCTAAAGCCGATAAACCCAATCTGGATTGCAGAGAAAGGCTGATGTGATCTTCTTTTCGATCTATATTTATTGATTTATGTAAATCCATGAATACCTTAAGATGTTGGTAGAACAATCAAGGGTTAAACTTGTTCGTCTAAAGTCACAAGATAAGAATAATTTTAAGCTTAATCACGTTACTAAATTGGTTCAAAGTAGTTGTTTTATATATTAGAAATAAATATAATATATATATGAATTAATTTTGATATGTGTTTAAATAATTTTTATAAAAAGTCAAGAAATAAATACTTTATAAATCAGATATAGATTGCAGCGATGAGGTATTGTATTGAAATTAAATATTTTTTTCTTTTGGTTTTGTTTTTGAGTATTTCTGTATTGGGAAATGCCCAGAAAGATACCATTAAAGATCGAATACAAATCATCAATGCAGATTTTTTGAATGTAGATCGATTTAATGGAAAAGAAATTCAGTATCTCTATACAGATATTATTGTGTTGCATAAAAAGACCTATTTATTTTGTGATTCTGCCATCATAGAGGGGAACAAAATGCGGGCGTGGAGTCATGTCAGAATTGTCGAAGGAGATAGTCTACAAATTTATTGTGATACCTTGAATTACAATGGAGATTTGTTGCAAGCTGAGTGTATTGGTAATGTAGTCTTACGACATCACGATAGACAATTATTTACACCGAAGTTGGATTATGATTTGAAAAAACGAATAGCGAGTTATTATTCCGGAGGGCAGTTGGCATCTAATACAACTCATTTAACCAGTAAGCGAGGATATTATTATGCTAAACAAGAACAAGCTTATTTCAAAGATAGTGTCAATGTGATCCTTGAGAATAATATGAATCTTCAATCGGATTCACTGGTATTTGATGCAAAAAATCAAAAAGTAATATTTACTGGTCCGACTAACATTCAAGAGAATGAGATGAGTATTTACACCGAAGATGGATATCATGATGTGGTAAATCAACACTCTTATTTTAATCGGGCACCACATTATACTAAAGGTAGTCAAAAAGCGGATGCACAAACCATCCAATTCTTCAATCAGGAGAATGTAGTCACATTAAAAACTGATGCATGGGTTCGTGATAGTCTTCAGGAAGCCAAAGGTGATAGTATTTATATCAATAATGCAACGGATTGGATACATATTATAGGTCATGGATTTTATAAAGACAAAGACCGTGAACTTAGAGGTGAGCATATTACTTATAACAAAAAATCTAAATCCCTTCAGGTTTCCGGAAGAACGACTGTGAATGAGGGTAAAAGTGTGATTACTGCAGATCAATTAATTTATTCCGGAGATAATGATTTGGGAACTGCTTTTGGTCATGTGGTTTATGAAGACACAAGTTCTGGATTTAGTATTATTTGTGACACGTTTTATTACAATAAAAAAGATGAACGATACATTCCTATTGGAAATAAAAAATATATAGCTTCGCCTTTTGATAATGATACATTGTATATGACTGCAGATAGTTTGATTGCAGAAACCAGATATGAAGTAGCGGATACATTTAAAGTGCTGCTAGCATTTAAACATGTGAAGATGTGGAGTAAAAAAATGCAAGGACTATGTGATTCACTTTTTTTTGATAGCCGAGATTCCGTATTTAGATTGTATTATGATCCTGTGATGTGGTCTGACACAAGTCAGTTTTCAGGAGATACGATATTTATGTATTTAAAAAATAAAGCTTTGGATCAGATTCATATCAATCAAAAAGCATTTATCATCAATGATTCTCAAGTTGGATTAACGAATCAAGTTAAAGGAAGAAACATCGTATCTTTTTTTGTTGATAAAAAACTAAACCATGTGAATGTAGATGGAAATGCAGAATCTGTTTATTTTATTCAAGATGAATCTAATGCATATATTGGAGCGAATATCATCCAATGCAGTCAAATGAAAATTGTATTCAATGATGCTGAAAAAATAGATAAAATTCATTTTTATACCAAACCGGAAGGTAAGATGGTTCCTGTCAAAGATGGAAAATTAAAATTCCTTGATGGTTTCGAGAATCGTTCAAATACTAAACCAACATCACTTCAAGATATTTTAAAATGAAATATTTAGTCGTTATTATGATCTTAGGATATTTGCCATTATCGGCACAATCCTTTCAAGAAGCAATTAAACAATATCATGATGGGCAATATGAATTAAGTCTCAAGTCATGGAATGGATTGTTGGATCAAGGACAAAAAGGCGCAACGCTATATTATAATTTGGCTAACACTTATTTAAAATTAAATCGTTATCCAGAGTCAATACTTTATTACAAAAAAGCTTTAAGGTGGGACCCGAATAACAAGGATGTTCAGTATAATTTGGACGTAGCTAGGAAATTAGCTGGCATAGAAAATATTGCTTTACCCAGATTTTTTTTATTTGTATGG harbors:
- a CDS encoding hydroxymethylglutaryl-CoA reductase, degradative, whose product is MSPTSNNKAISGFSKLSKRGKIKWIVEHFFKDPESVMHELMSYWHKNEDQQKILDGFSENTISNFPMPFSVAPNFLINGKTYCIPMVIEESSVVAAASSAAKFWMNHGGFTSLVLSTLKLGQIHFYWNGSKEKLESILPELTFLMKENAKSLLHSMEKRGGGVRHFELIQINELEQYFQIRIGFETCDSMGANFINSCLESFSHTLEHFIESQSSWTLEERDINILMSILSNYTPECIVRVSATCPVDDFSEISDGMSASEFAERFYRAIQIAKIDPYRAVTHNKGIFNGIDSVVIATGNDFRAIEACGHAYASRDGAYRSLSDCSIINNLFTFWLDIPLALGTIGGLTELHPIAKRSLELLGNPSAEELMQVTAATGLAQNFAAIKSLITTGIQQGHMKMHLGNILNHLKASPKEINLATAHFQNQKISFTDVRLFIEQMRSNHK
- a CDS encoding T9SS type A sorting domain-containing protein; amino-acid sequence: MKKLLLILILYISLINVICAQNTFSKLFDLDSSSPFNFPNDMKLHSDKIIIGTSNLCQSNNKYVDCTKLTTFNLEGIQLLSIIIDSFSTYSRNECMSLLNSNLLVSGNLYPISNSSVIFTYDMNLNIDSKAKIFGPPEMAYNNYGLLIKDDCLYANGVLLPINGSISLPEARIVKMKLNTKQILWERSFKLGNFNLESNDLQSTPDGNLAFILYFGPPPGIGPDPIIKIIKINTDGEVLDSFQFNDIKGHGNRLLVSKENSYYFSSVDHPTKGWDFKSTGRINKLNSTMDKLEWNLILPNNPLTDGRRYDIEDYIESKNGDIVAIGRVIENSDSKVPGGDLSSTWNGFILRLNSEGKIIWLRIYRMPQEILDISIYGQFRESSLNKIVELESGDFVASGDVYYTSLQNSVIDPIKIETQHLWLIRVNASGCLDGYPCDTIIRIRPSGQAKTPNYNIGTQWTFETDYYIGGGHSEIKHTTIKITDTVNTNGKKIYYLSNRDSIYFENGKMFFWDEKLKSYEMYYDFNSTSEYEIKYYISKNNVQIAKVKVDSVYNTIINLDTIPTQLLRISNNGSFSDDIVIPVYKNIGASYYEIKLYLGKGFFDPSTLITKLRCFKSDTIEYNFQNYPCDSTWFTTNTTNLDDNQLSIVPNPTSDYLQILGIESDLPYELYNIHGQKKSSGVSINGKIIIPDSGVFILKIKLAGGYSIHRILRL
- a CDS encoding type 2 isopentenyl-diphosphate Delta-isomerase → MDLHKSINIDRKEDHISLSLQSRLGLSALDSRFEYDPVNNVHPDKNELWKASLGLQEMNYPVWISSMTGGTGKAKSINANLAQLCAEFKLGMGLGSCRKLIDEPECRSDFQVRSLIGSQPLYANLGIAQIEQWLSQGKAQNITDILSIVEADGLIIHINPMQEWMQAEGDRFKRPPIDTIKDVLDRFEVPIIVKEVGQGMGYKALLSLMSLPLTAIELAAFGGTNFALLELLRGDEARKERFTPLANIGHSAEEMIHYTNQIVATQNNILCSKLIISGGVSHFLDAYYLMSKSNIPALYGMASAFLKHALISYESLQQFMIDQIDGLMLSKAFLSIKAS
- a CDS encoding ABC-F family ATP-binding cassette domain-containing protein; translated protein: MNYLTLENVTRSYGDKVLFEKINLTINEGDKIALIARNGSGKSSLLRILSGEEPVEGEQAKYWINKEIRCTYLAQDPDFEPGHNILETILEGNEEWIKPLQAMQHANESHDDAEIQKALAIMDEYKAWEMDAYVRELIGKFKLPDFDFKVSNLSGGQKKRLAIVKVLCVKPDFIILDEPTNHLDLEMIEWLEKYLEQSQITLIMVTHDRYFLNNVANQILELDRGELFKYQGDYEDFLIKKDARIQNEAIGKSKLTKMLRKELEWVVRMPKARTTKSKSRMDAYFTAKESLQGPQEPGEVEFEIDHTRLGSKILELHHIHKSFGDLKIIENFSYKFKLGDRVGLVGPNGTGKTTLLHLFTGQIKPDQGKIILGDTVLLGYYKQDGLILKEDRRVIDVIRDIADYIPLKKGHKLSAESLLERFLFPRSQQQVYASQLSGGERRRLYLLTILIKNPNFLILDEPTNDLDIITLNVLEDFLMDFPGVLLIVSHDRFFMDRLVDHLFVLEGNGQIRDFPGNYTDYREALKAESIQDKKDAKEEKNNPDTEIIQVKKLAQVEKKEMQQIERELDKLSHERDKIMDLFLQGNLSYEEIAIKNKRLEEIHASIQLKEARWMELG